Proteins from one Streptomyces sp. NBC_00390 genomic window:
- a CDS encoding succinate dehydrogenase/fumarate reductase iron-sulfur subunit, whose product MSSTAASQYVATFRVWRGDQDGGALEDFDVEVHDGEVVLDIIHRLQATQTPDLAVRWNCKAGKCGSCSAEINGRPRLMCMTRMSVFSRDETITITPLRAFPVVRDLVTDVSFNYAKAREVPSFVPPPELKAGEYRMQQTDVDRSQEFRKCIECFLCQDTCHVVRDHEENKEAFAGPRFLMRVAELDMHPLDAAAEAGLDRKKSAQDEHGLGYCNITKCCTEVCPEQIRITDNALIPLKERAVDRKYDPLVWLGNKIRRRGE is encoded by the coding sequence GTGAGTTCGACAGCTGCCAGTCAGTACGTGGCCACCTTCCGGGTGTGGCGGGGCGACCAGGACGGTGGGGCGCTCGAGGACTTCGACGTCGAGGTGCACGACGGGGAGGTCGTCCTCGACATCATCCACCGGCTCCAGGCCACCCAGACGCCCGATCTCGCGGTCCGCTGGAACTGCAAGGCGGGCAAGTGCGGTTCGTGCAGCGCGGAGATCAACGGCAGACCGCGGCTGATGTGCATGACCCGGATGTCGGTCTTCTCGCGGGACGAGACCATCACGATCACCCCGTTGCGTGCCTTCCCCGTGGTGCGGGACCTGGTGACGGACGTGTCCTTCAACTACGCGAAGGCGAGGGAGGTCCCGTCCTTCGTACCGCCACCGGAGCTCAAGGCCGGTGAGTACCGGATGCAGCAGACCGACGTGGACCGCTCGCAGGAGTTCCGCAAGTGCATCGAGTGCTTCCTGTGCCAGGACACCTGCCATGTGGTGCGCGACCACGAGGAGAACAAGGAGGCGTTCGCGGGCCCGCGTTTCCTGATGCGGGTGGCCGAACTCGACATGCATCCCCTGGACGCCGCGGCCGAGGCGGGCCTGGACCGCAAGAAGTCGGCCCAGGACGAGCACGGACTGGGGTACTGCAACATCACCAAGTGCTGCACCGAGGTGTGTCCCGAGCAGATCCGGATCACGGACAACGCGCTGATCCCGCTGAAGGAGCGCGCGGTGGACCGGAAGTACGACCCGCTGGTGTGGCTGGGCAACAAGATCAGACGCCGGGGGGAGTGA
- a CDS encoding TPM domain-containing protein: MTGRATRAVLAVLVAAWWLVVPAVGGAHADDPVSLSREGQITDRVGALDDREPQVEQALDRLYDHQRLQLFVVYVRDFSGRSAQEWADETARKNGLGTNDVLLAVATHDRQYAYYVDARSRLTDAQLAEVAGEAVEPPLRENDWAGAAIGAADGYDAVLSGRPVPQVSITPGAADPGTDTGAGTGAGDLVLPVAVVGGAGALAAYAYARRKRRTATRTTPQGGQEGWGTPQEQTTLPELDARAKQALVDTDDAVRTSQEELGFATAQFGEEAAKPFTEAVAEAKNELTAAFRLRQQLDDAYPEDDAARRRMLDEIIARCTAANRRLDAESEDFDRLRELERNAPQALAAADEAFRETDGRIVSAQAALGVMGERYAPSASAPVTGNVQQARERLEFAANSLQAARQAVEEADHGAAAVQVRAAEGAVAQAGQLIDAVDRRAQELAEAAGKLPGALTETDTDLAEARGLLEGTQEGVSTAGLQGRIARAETVAAEVRREVEAGPYDPIDALRRVEEADAALDEALSGARENEQGMRRARALLDRTMLAARSSIGAAADYITTHRGAVGAEARTRLAEAQRRLEQARAMAGTEREGEADGDPQGALAQAQQADALAQHAQQLAEEDVRGYGNPFGPGGVQGAGSAGGGLGGAVLGGIILGGLFGGGGRGGGHGGGFGGGGSGGFGGGGFGGGPGSFGGGGTRGRLGGGRF; the protein is encoded by the coding sequence GTGACAGGAAGAGCCACCCGGGCTGTCCTTGCCGTACTGGTGGCGGCGTGGTGGCTGGTCGTGCCCGCCGTCGGCGGCGCACACGCCGACGACCCCGTCAGCCTTTCCCGCGAGGGACAGATCACCGACCGCGTCGGTGCGCTGGACGACCGCGAACCACAGGTCGAGCAGGCTCTGGACCGCCTCTACGACCATCAGCGGCTGCAGCTCTTCGTGGTGTACGTACGCGACTTCTCCGGCCGTTCCGCACAGGAGTGGGCGGACGAGACGGCGCGGAAGAACGGACTCGGCACGAACGACGTCCTCCTCGCCGTCGCCACGCACGACCGGCAGTACGCCTACTACGTCGACGCCCGCTCCCGGCTGACCGACGCCCAGCTCGCGGAGGTCGCCGGCGAGGCCGTGGAGCCCCCGCTGCGGGAGAACGACTGGGCCGGCGCCGCGATCGGGGCTGCCGACGGGTACGACGCGGTGCTGTCCGGCCGGCCGGTGCCTCAGGTCTCCATCACACCGGGCGCAGCGGATCCGGGCACGGACACCGGCGCCGGCACGGGAGCAGGTGATCTTGTGCTGCCCGTCGCGGTGGTCGGCGGCGCCGGGGCGCTGGCCGCGTACGCGTACGCCCGGCGCAAACGGCGGACCGCGACCCGCACCACTCCGCAGGGCGGTCAGGAGGGATGGGGAACGCCGCAGGAGCAGACGACGCTGCCCGAACTCGACGCCCGGGCCAAGCAGGCGCTGGTGGACACGGATGACGCGGTGCGCACCAGCCAGGAGGAACTGGGCTTCGCCACCGCCCAGTTCGGGGAGGAGGCGGCGAAGCCGTTCACCGAGGCCGTGGCGGAGGCGAAGAACGAGCTGACCGCCGCGTTCCGGCTGCGTCAGCAGCTCGACGACGCCTATCCGGAGGACGACGCCGCCCGCCGCCGGATGCTGGACGAGATCATCGCCCGCTGCACGGCTGCCAATCGCCGTCTCGACGCGGAGTCCGAGGACTTCGACCGGCTGCGCGAGCTGGAGCGCAACGCCCCGCAGGCGCTCGCCGCCGCGGACGAGGCCTTCCGGGAGACCGACGGCCGCATCGTCAGCGCGCAGGCGGCACTCGGCGTGATGGGCGAGCGGTACGCACCGTCCGCGTCCGCACCCGTGACGGGCAATGTGCAACAGGCCAGGGAACGGCTGGAATTCGCGGCGAACAGTCTTCAGGCGGCCCGGCAGGCGGTCGAGGAGGCCGACCACGGCGCGGCGGCGGTGCAGGTACGTGCTGCGGAGGGCGCGGTCGCGCAGGCCGGGCAGCTCATCGACGCCGTCGACCGGCGGGCACAGGAGCTCGCGGAGGCGGCGGGGAAGCTGCCGGGCGCGCTCACCGAGACGGACACGGACCTGGCCGAGGCGCGTGGACTGCTGGAGGGTACGCAGGAGGGCGTGTCGACGGCCGGACTGCAGGGGCGGATCGCGCGCGCGGAGACGGTGGCGGCGGAGGTGCGCCGGGAGGTGGAGGCGGGACCGTACGACCCGATCGACGCGCTGCGGCGGGTGGAGGAGGCGGACGCGGCGCTCGACGAGGCGCTGTCGGGGGCGCGCGAGAACGAGCAGGGCATGCGGCGGGCCCGGGCGCTGCTGGACCGGACGATGCTCGCCGCGCGCTCGAGCATCGGGGCGGCCGCGGACTACATCACCACACATCGGGGGGCGGTGGGTGCCGAGGCGCGTACCCGGCTGGCGGAGGCACAGCGACGGCTGGAGCAGGCGCGGGCGATGGCCGGGACGGAGCGGGAAGGGGAGGCCGACGGGGATCCGCAGGGTGCGCTGGCTCAGGCGCAGCAGGCGGACGCGCTGGCACAGCACGCGCAGCAGCTGGCCGAGGAAGATGTGCGCGGCTACGGGAACCCGTTCGGGCCGGGCGGTGTACAAGGAGCAGGAAGCGCGGGGGGTGGGCTCGGGGGCGCGGTGCTCGGCGGGATCATCCTCGGCGGACTGTTCGGCGGCGGGGGAAGGGGCGGGGGCCATGGCGGCGGTTTCGGTGGGGGCGGTTCAGGGGGGTTCGGGGGCGGCGGCTTCGGCGGCGGGCCCGGCAGCTTCGGCGGCGGCGGCACCCGCGGCCGGCTGGGCGGTGGCCGTTTCTGA
- a CDS encoding PspA/IM30 family protein: MTKQTVLGRVAQLAKANINALLDQAEDPQKMLDQLIRDYTNNIAEAEQAVASTIGNLRLMEQDHKEDVEAAEEWGQKALAASRKADELRAAGRSADADRFDGLAKVALGRQLQSENEAKTAEPTIASQTQVVDKLKSGLDQMKSKLTELQSKRDELVARAKSAQAQNQMMDAVKNIDVLDPTSELNRFEDKVRREEAKAMGKQELAASSLDAQFEQLDSLGDNAEIEARLAALKAA, from the coding sequence ATGACCAAGCAGACCGTTCTCGGCCGGGTCGCCCAGCTGGCGAAGGCCAATATCAATGCGTTGCTGGACCAGGCCGAGGACCCGCAGAAGATGCTGGACCAGCTGATCCGCGACTACACGAACAACATCGCGGAGGCGGAGCAGGCGGTGGCGAGCACCATCGGCAATCTGCGGCTGATGGAGCAGGACCACAAGGAGGATGTGGAGGCCGCCGAGGAGTGGGGCCAGAAGGCGCTCGCGGCGAGCAGGAAGGCGGACGAACTGCGCGCGGCGGGCCGGAGCGCGGATGCGGACCGGTTCGACGGCCTGGCGAAGGTGGCGCTGGGCCGCCAACTGCAGTCGGAGAATGAGGCGAAGACCGCCGAGCCGACGATCGCGTCGCAGACCCAGGTCGTGGACAAGCTCAAATCCGGCCTGGACCAGATGAAGTCGAAGCTGACCGAGCTTCAGTCGAAGCGGGACGAGCTGGTGGCGCGCGCCAAGTCGGCGCAGGCGCAGAACCAGATGATGGACGCCGTGAAGAACATCGACGTGCTCGACCCGACGAGCGAGCTGAACCGCTTCGAGGACAAGGTGCGGCGCGAGGAGGCGAAGGCCATGGGCAAGCAGGAGCTCGCGGCGTCGTCGCTGGACGCCCAGTTCGAGCAGCTGGACAGCCTGGGCGACAACGCGGAGATCGAGGCACGGCTGGCCGCGCTCAAGGCGGCGTAG
- a CDS encoding SpoIIE family protein phosphatase produces MSEIPETASGVVWQSSPPGSIYDYIKVASFSIGPDGLVDQWSRRAAELFGIASDEVRGKDPVEVFMPAELRPRGHRKVAEILDGKEWTGLVPFRIPDGGGVHGVAEVYVMPTETDGGRQAALCIVVDVRALRRIETDLAASQAIFGQSPFGFLLFGTDLTVQRANQRFATVFGGAAEDHRGRTVHDYLSRPEADRMSAALRRVLETGESVTDLQIIGTVPGSTDRRHWSINLYRVHSGAGRPVGVAGLGTDVTRRQIAAREAASARRNLALLNDAGARIGNSLDLETTARELLDVAVPGFCDLASVDLYQGLLTGDEAPPGQGSPHAEGFGGGTAELRRVAFASAVSDAPLMTTPDCSPNGTPAAVGEVHRYAFNSPCASALRTARVQAIPGEEGSLVQSTLAVPMVAHDTVVGLAQFSRAKGSEPFGERDRALAVELAARAAVCIDNARLYRREHERALILQRSLLPPGDPEAAGLDIACRYLPGTTTTEVGGDWFDVIELPGHRTALVVGDVMGRGLRAAVAMGELRTAVRTLALLDLEPAEVLSALDEIARGLGSPGSPSNGRTSGGSQVPSRVAHKSREADLSEVYLATCVYAVYDPVTRRCTFANAGHLPPVLVEPGEEALLLDVPPGMPLGVGGEPFEEVEVELPEGSLLALYTDGLVESRDHPLDEGLRAFRTALTDPVRPLEDVCDHVLTTLDTRHGEDDIALLMARIQGLPAEAVGDWRLPREPRSVGRARELARAQLLTWGLEALVDTVELLVSELVTNALRYGEGEIRLRLLRDRTLVCEVWDAGLVQPRRRRARDTDEGGRGLQLVGLLSAGWGSRRTPRGKTVWFELALPDGNSASEPTVEQLLSMF; encoded by the coding sequence GTGAGCGAAATACCTGAGACGGCGAGCGGTGTCGTGTGGCAGAGCAGCCCGCCTGGCTCGATCTATGACTACATCAAGGTCGCGTCATTCTCGATCGGTCCCGACGGCCTGGTCGACCAGTGGAGCCGGCGTGCCGCGGAGCTCTTCGGTATCGCGTCGGACGAGGTCAGGGGCAAGGATCCGGTCGAGGTCTTCATGCCCGCCGAGCTTCGCCCGCGCGGTCATCGCAAGGTCGCAGAGATCCTGGACGGCAAGGAGTGGACGGGGCTGGTCCCGTTCCGCATCCCGGACGGCGGCGGGGTGCACGGCGTCGCCGAGGTCTATGTGATGCCGACCGAGACGGACGGTGGCCGGCAGGCCGCGCTCTGTATCGTCGTGGACGTACGCGCACTGCGCCGCATAGAGACGGATCTGGCCGCGTCGCAGGCGATTTTCGGCCAATCTCCCTTCGGGTTTCTGCTCTTCGGTACGGATCTCACCGTGCAGCGCGCCAACCAGCGCTTCGCGACCGTCTTCGGCGGCGCCGCCGAGGACCATCGGGGCCGCACCGTCCACGACTACCTCTCCCGGCCCGAGGCCGACCGCATGAGCGCGGCCCTGCGCCGGGTGCTGGAGACCGGCGAATCCGTCACCGACCTGCAGATCATCGGCACCGTGCCGGGCAGCACCGACCGCAGGCACTGGTCGATCAACCTCTACCGGGTGCACAGCGGAGCCGGCCGGCCCGTCGGGGTCGCGGGTCTCGGCACCGATGTCACACGCCGCCAGATCGCCGCCCGCGAGGCCGCCAGCGCCCGGCGTAATCTCGCCCTCCTCAACGACGCCGGCGCCCGCATCGGCAACTCCCTCGATCTGGAGACCACCGCCCGCGAACTCCTCGACGTCGCCGTCCCCGGCTTCTGCGACCTCGCGTCCGTCGACCTCTACCAGGGCCTGCTCACCGGCGACGAGGCCCCGCCCGGACAGGGATCGCCGCACGCCGAGGGCTTCGGCGGCGGCACTGCCGAACTGCGCCGGGTGGCGTTCGCCAGCGCCGTGTCCGACGCACCGCTGATGACCACCCCGGACTGCAGTCCGAACGGCACCCCCGCCGCGGTCGGCGAGGTCCACCGCTATGCCTTCAACTCGCCCTGTGCGAGCGCCCTGCGCACCGCGCGGGTGCAGGCGATCCCCGGCGAGGAGGGCAGCCTCGTCCAGTCCACGCTCGCCGTGCCGATGGTCGCCCATGACACCGTCGTCGGACTGGCACAGTTCTCCCGTGCCAAGGGGAGCGAGCCCTTCGGGGAACGGGACCGGGCGCTCGCCGTCGAGCTCGCCGCCCGGGCGGCCGTCTGCATCGACAACGCCCGCCTGTACCGCAGGGAGCACGAGCGCGCCCTGATCCTGCAGCGCAGCCTGCTGCCGCCCGGAGACCCCGAGGCCGCCGGACTCGACATCGCCTGCCGCTATCTGCCCGGCACCACCACCACCGAGGTGGGCGGCGATTGGTTCGACGTCATCGAACTCCCCGGCCATCGAACCGCGTTGGTCGTCGGGGACGTGATGGGCCGTGGACTGCGCGCCGCGGTCGCCATGGGCGAACTGCGCACCGCCGTCAGGACGCTGGCGCTGCTGGACCTGGAGCCGGCCGAGGTGCTCTCGGCGCTCGACGAGATCGCCCGCGGACTCGGCAGTCCCGGCAGCCCCTCGAACGGCCGCACCTCGGGCGGCAGTCAGGTCCCCTCCCGTGTCGCCCACAAGTCCCGCGAGGCCGACCTCTCCGAGGTCTATCTCGCCACGTGTGTCTACGCCGTCTACGACCCGGTCACCCGCCGCTGCACCTTCGCCAATGCCGGCCATCTGCCGCCCGTCCTCGTCGAGCCCGGCGAGGAGGCACTGCTGCTGGACGTGCCGCCGGGGATGCCGCTCGGCGTGGGCGGCGAACCCTTCGAGGAGGTGGAGGTCGAACTCCCCGAAGGCTCCCTCCTCGCGCTCTACACCGACGGGCTCGTCGAGTCCCGCGACCATCCGCTCGACGAGGGACTGCGCGCCTTCCGCACCGCGCTCACCGACCCCGTACGTCCGCTGGAGGACGTCTGTGACCATGTGCTGACCACACTCGACACCCGCCACGGCGAGGACGACATCGCGCTGCTGATGGCCCGGATACAGGGGCTGCCCGCGGAGGCCGTCGGCGACTGGCGGCTGCCCCGCGAGCCCCGCTCGGTGGGCCGCGCCCGCGAACTGGCCCGCGCCCAGCTGCTCACCTGGGGCCTCGAGGCGCTCGTGGACACGGTCGAACTGCTCGTCAGCGAGCTGGTCACCAACGCTCTTCGGTACGGCGAGGGGGAGATCAGGCTGCGGCTCCTGCGCGACCGGACCCTGGTGTGCGAGGTGTGGGACGCCGGCCTGGTCCAGCCGCGCCGCCGCCGGGCCCGCGACACCGACGAGGGCGGCCGGGGACTGCAGCTGGTCGGCCTGCTGAGCGCGGGGTGGGGCTCCCGCCGGACCCCGCGCGGCAAGACCGTGTGGTTCGAACTCGCCCTGCCTGACGGGAACTCGGCCTCCGAGCCCACGGTCGAGCAGCTGCTCAGCATGTTCTGA
- a CDS encoding ATP-binding protein: MSGVIGTDGECAEWNFPAEADVVRTARHAVRDTLRGWGLDAAVCDVTVLLVSELVTNSLRYASGPIGVRLVRPDGDEPPPVLLVEVSDPLPDPPTERAARPEDETGRGLQLVACTARRWGTRRGRTGKTVWFELALTG, from the coding sequence GTGAGCGGCGTGATCGGCACCGACGGCGAATGCGCCGAGTGGAATTTTCCGGCCGAGGCCGATGTGGTGCGCACCGCCCGTCACGCAGTCCGTGACACGCTCCGGGGGTGGGGGCTGGATGCCGCTGTCTGCGATGTGACGGTCCTGCTGGTCAGTGAGCTGGTGACGAATTCCCTGCGCTATGCCTCCGGTCCGATCGGGGTCCGCCTGGTCCGGCCGGACGGCGACGAACCCCCGCCGGTCCTGCTCGTGGAGGTCTCCGATCCCCTTCCGGATCCGCCCACCGAGCGTGCCGCGCGACCCGAGGACGAGACCGGCCGAGGGCTGCAGTTGGTGGCCTGTACTGCTCGTCGCTGGGGGACGCGACGCGGCAGGACCGGTAAGACCGTGTGGTTCGAGCTGGCACTCACTGGTTAG
- a CDS encoding (deoxy)nucleoside triphosphate pyrophosphohydrolase, with translation MTDRVVVVAGAVYDKGRLLAARRSAPEELAGRWELPGGKLEPGESPEQALVRELREELGVETEPVERIPGEWQLKPGYVLQVWTARLVSGEPRPLEDHDALRWLAPDETDAVDWLDPDRPAVAEAARRLRAGYPGMRDNGTTPS, from the coding sequence ATGACTGATCGCGTCGTGGTCGTGGCCGGAGCCGTGTACGACAAGGGGCGGCTGCTCGCCGCGCGGCGCAGTGCACCCGAAGAGCTCGCGGGGCGGTGGGAGCTGCCCGGCGGGAAGCTGGAGCCGGGGGAGAGCCCCGAGCAGGCGCTCGTGCGCGAACTGCGCGAAGAGCTGGGGGTCGAGACCGAGCCGGTGGAGCGTATCCCCGGCGAGTGGCAGCTCAAACCCGGATATGTGCTCCAGGTGTGGACCGCCCGGCTGGTCTCCGGCGAGCCCCGGCCGCTGGAGGATCATGACGCGCTGCGCTGGCTCGCGCCGGACGAGACCGACGCCGTCGACTGGCTCGACCCGGACCGGCCTGCCGTGGCGGAGGCCGCCCGCCGGCTGCGGGCCGGGTATCCGGGTATGCGCGACAACGGGACCACCCCCTCATAG
- a CDS encoding SPOR domain-containing protein has product MNDAGGAVLPWLVIRQDESGNRYRVGRYATRSEAQQIADALGDRGHEQLYSVEHVGQTAS; this is encoded by the coding sequence ATGAACGACGCCGGTGGCGCTGTGCTTCCCTGGCTCGTCATACGGCAGGACGAAAGCGGCAACCGCTATCGCGTCGGCAGGTACGCCACCCGAAGCGAGGCGCAGCAGATAGCGGACGCCCTCGGCGACCGCGGACACGAGCAGCTCTACTCGGTCGAGCACGTCGGCCAGACCGCGTCCTGA
- a CDS encoding GntR family transcriptional regulator — MTFGEQPAYLRVASDLREKIVNGSLPPHTRLPSQARIRQEYGVSDTVALEARKVLMAEGLVEGRSGSGTYVRERPVPRKVARSGFRPPSGANPFRQEQAADGVRGTWESSTEQEGAGPEIADRLGIRCGDRVMRTRYLFRDAGEAMMLSTSWEPLEVTGRTPVMLPEEGPLGGCGVVERMAAIDIVVDNVVEEVGARPGLAEELLALGGVPGHVVMVLERTYYASGRAVETADIVVPADRYRIAYHLPVK, encoded by the coding sequence GTGACCTTCGGTGAGCAGCCCGCCTATCTGCGCGTTGCGAGCGATCTCCGCGAGAAGATTGTCAACGGATCACTGCCGCCGCACACGCGGCTGCCCTCACAGGCCCGCATCCGCCAGGAGTACGGGGTCTCCGACACCGTCGCCCTCGAGGCGCGCAAGGTCCTGATGGCCGAAGGGCTGGTGGAGGGGCGGTCCGGCTCGGGGACATATGTGCGCGAGCGTCCGGTGCCCCGCAAGGTCGCCCGCTCCGGCTTCCGGCCGCCGTCCGGGGCCAATCCCTTCCGGCAGGAGCAGGCGGCCGACGGGGTTCGCGGCACCTGGGAGTCCAGCACCGAACAGGAGGGCGCGGGCCCGGAGATCGCGGACCGGCTCGGTATCCGCTGCGGCGACCGCGTGATGCGTACGCGCTATCTGTTCCGGGACGCGGGCGAGGCGATGATGCTCTCCACGTCCTGGGAGCCGCTCGAAGTCACCGGCCGTACACCGGTGATGCTTCCCGAGGAGGGGCCGCTGGGCGGTTGCGGGGTCGTCGAGCGGATGGCCGCCATCGACATCGTCGTGGACAACGTGGTGGAGGAGGTCGGCGCCCGCCCCGGCCTCGCGGAGGAACTGCTGGCGCTCGGCGGTGTGCCGGGCCATGTGGTGATGGTCCTGGAGCGGACGTACTACGCCTCGGGCCGGGCGGTCGAGACGGCGGACATCGTGGTCCCGGCCGACCGGTATCGCATCGCCTACCACCTCCCGGTGAAATGA
- a CDS encoding glycoside hydrolase family 18 protein, which translates to MRRSTFVRTAVAACSLSLLAALAPAASAQGGSQEGRHGKPAYKRVGYFTQWGVYGRDFQVKDIDTSGQAAALTHINYAFGNVSADGKCFTGNIPGEADAWADYVRPLDAENSVDGVADTSEQPLAGNFNQLRELKAKHPGLKVLISLGGWSWSTHFSDAARTPASRRAFVASCIDLYIKGNLPFDGARGGDGAAAGLFDGIDLDWEWPGSAGDTDTVHRPEDKKNFTALTHEFRTQLDAYGKSLKRPRHYELTAFVPTAPAKIDAGFEVPRIMRDFDFVNLQGYDFHVSGEKNTAQQSALRAARGDFSVDQTVRDWLRRGAPAHKLVVGMPFYGQGWTGVTGGGDGLDQSAAGPAPATWAAGYEDYEALRRLADSGTYTVHRDRRGGHAWLFDGTTLWTYDDPKVLRAKTSYIRHRGLGGAMFWSLDGDTADGELTAAVDDGLGRRH; encoded by the coding sequence ATGCGTCGAAGCACCTTTGTCCGAACGGCCGTTGCCGCCTGCTCGCTCTCGCTCCTCGCCGCTCTCGCCCCGGCCGCATCGGCGCAGGGCGGCAGCCAGGAGGGCCGGCACGGGAAACCGGCGTACAAGCGCGTCGGCTACTTCACCCAATGGGGTGTCTACGGGCGGGACTTCCAGGTCAAGGACATCGACACCAGCGGCCAGGCCGCCGCACTCACCCACATCAACTACGCCTTCGGCAACGTGAGCGCCGACGGCAAGTGCTTCACGGGCAACATCCCCGGCGAGGCCGACGCCTGGGCGGACTACGTCCGCCCGCTCGACGCGGAGAACTCGGTCGACGGTGTCGCCGACACCTCCGAGCAGCCGCTCGCCGGCAACTTCAACCAGCTGCGCGAGCTCAAGGCCAAGCACCCCGGCCTGAAGGTGCTCATCTCACTGGGCGGCTGGAGCTGGTCCACCCACTTCTCGGACGCGGCGCGCACGCCCGCCTCCCGCAGGGCGTTCGTCGCCTCCTGCATCGACCTGTACATCAAGGGCAACCTGCCGTTCGACGGGGCCCGGGGCGGCGACGGCGCCGCGGCCGGGCTGTTCGACGGCATCGACCTCGACTGGGAGTGGCCGGGCTCGGCCGGTGACACGGACACCGTCCACCGGCCGGAGGACAAGAAGAACTTCACCGCGCTGACGCACGAGTTCCGCACCCAGCTGGACGCGTACGGGAAGTCGCTGAAGCGGCCCAGGCACTACGAACTGACGGCGTTCGTGCCCACGGCTCCGGCCAAGATAGACGCCGGCTTCGAAGTGCCGCGAATCATGCGGGACTTCGACTTCGTGAACCTCCAGGGCTACGACTTCCACGTCTCCGGCGAGAAGAACACCGCCCAGCAGTCCGCGCTGCGCGCCGCCCGCGGCGACTTCAGCGTGGACCAGACCGTACGGGACTGGCTGCGGCGCGGCGCACCCGCACACAAGCTCGTGGTGGGCATGCCCTTCTACGGCCAGGGCTGGACGGGCGTCACCGGTGGAGGCGACGGTCTGGACCAGTCGGCGGCCGGACCCGCGCCCGCGACCTGGGCGGCCGGCTACGAGGACTACGAGGCCCTCAGAAGACTCGCCGACTCCGGTACGTACACCGTCCACCGGGACCGCAGGGGAGGTCACGCCTGGCTCTTCGACGGCACCACCCTGTGGACGTACGACGACCCGAAGGTGCTGCGCGCCAAGACCTCCTACATCCGTCACCGGGGTCTGGGCGGCGCGATGTTCTGGTCGCTGGACGGGGACACCGCGGACGGTGAACTGACGGCCGCCGTCGACGACGGGCTGGGCCGTCGCCACTGA